A genome region from Clostridia bacterium includes the following:
- the raiA gene encoding ribosome-associated translation inhibitor RaiA — MKFIVSGKNIEVTEALKEKVISKMGKLEKFFNPGTEVHVTMSVQKNRQILEVTIPFNGVVLRAEEANDDMYASIDKVIDVLERQIRKNKTRLEKKLHETAFVIDNFAIKEDIAEEHEFKVVRSKRFAIKPMDVEEAVLQMNLLGHEFFVFSNADTNAVNVVYKRKDGNYGLIEPEF, encoded by the coding sequence ATGAAATTCATAGTAAGCGGAAAAAATATTGAAGTAACCGAGGCATTAAAGGAAAAAGTAATCTCAAAAATGGGGAAGCTGGAGAAATTTTTCAATCCGGGTACAGAAGTTCATGTAACAATGAGTGTTCAAAAAAACAGACAGATTTTAGAGGTTACCATCCCCTTCAATGGAGTTGTTTTAAGGGCTGAAGAAGCAAATGATGATATGTATGCTTCTATTGATAAAGTAATTGATGTTCTAGAAAGGCAAATAAGGAAAAACAAAACCAGGCTTGAGAAGAAACTCCACGAAACAGCTTTTGTGATTGATAACTTTGCTATTAAAGAGGATATAGCTGAAGAGCATGAATTCAAGGTTGTACGTTCAAAAAGGTTTGCAATAAAACCAATGGATGTAGAAGAAGCTGTTTTACAGATGAATCTTCTGGGGCATGAATTCTTTGTATTCTCAAATGCGGATACTAACGCAGTAAATGTTGTTTATAAGAGAAAAGACGGAAATTACGGTTTGATTGAGCCGGAATTCTAA